The DNA window TTCTCCGACACGCCCGTGGTCGCCCCCCGACCCGGCGGGGGCGGCGGCTACCTCTGGACCATCGACCCCAGCCAGTTCACCGATACCGACGGCCGGTCGTACCTCTACTTCGGCAGCTACTACGGCGGCATCTCGGTCACCGAGCTGTCACCGGACGGGTTGCACGCGGTCGGCGCGCCGAGCCTGGTCGCCGTCGACAACAAGTTCGAGGGCGGCTACGTGCTGCGTCACGACGGCTGGTACTGGCTGTTCGCCTCCACGGCGAACTGCTGCGCCGGCCCGGCCACCGGCTACTCCGTCCAGGTCGGCCGGGCGCGTGACCCGCGCGGGCCGTTCGTGGACCGGGACGGCCAGCGGCTGGACGCCTCCCGGGCCGGCGGCACGCCGGTGCTCACCCAGAACGGCAACCGGTGGATCGGCACCGGCCACAACGCGGTGGTCACCGACCTGTCCGGGCAGGACTGGATCGCCTACCACGCCATCGACCGGGCCGACCCGTACCTGGACGAGCCGTTCGGGATCAACGAGCGGCCGATGCTGCTGGACCGCCTCGACTGGGTGGACGGCTGGCCGACCGTCAACGCCGGCGCCGGCCCCTCCGACAGGGCCCGGCCCGCGCCGGTCACCACCGGCCGGATCGACGCCCGCTTCGACACCGCCGACCTCGCTGGCTGGCGGGCCGGCGGGGGCCACTGGCGGGTGAGCGGCGGCGTGCTCTCCGGCACCGGCACGCTGACCGCCCGGGCCGGAATCGGCGGCGACGTCCGCGCCGAAGCCGACCTGCGGCCGGCCGGCGCGGGAACGGCCGGGCTGCGGCTCGGCCGGGTCGAGGTCACCGTCGGCGGCGGCCGGCTGACCGCCCGGGAGAGCGGCGGCGCGACGGCGAGCGTGCCGCTGCCCGCCAGGCTCGACCGCACCGGCCGGTACAACCTGGCCGTCGAGGTACGCGACCACCAGCTCGTCGCCGAGCTGAGCCCGGCCCGCCTCGGCGACCAGCTCGCCGTGGTGGCGCTGACGCTCACCCGGCCGGCGGCCGGCCCGCTCGCGCTGCGCGCCGACGGCGGCCCGGCCGAGTTCGACAACGTCAGCGCGGCCGCGCTGTACCGCCCGGTCCGGCACCCGGTCGCCCCGCCCCGCGTGGGCCCGGTGCCGTCCCGGTACTCCGACGAGTTCTCCGACGGGCTCGACCCGGCCTGGCAGTGGATCCGGCCCAACCCGGCCGCCACGGTGAGCGGCGGCGCCCTGCGCTGGCCGGTCGAGTCGACCGACCTGGTGGGCACCGGCAACACGGCCGGGGTGCTGCTGCGCGACGCGCCCGCGGGCGACTACGTCGCGGAGACGAAGGTGACCCTCGACCTGGGCGAGGA is part of the Micromonospora halotolerans genome and encodes:
- a CDS encoding family 43 glycosylhydrolase → MGHLHRGGVLAAALTLLLATSTAAAGAPAAGADRYRNPVSAGFADTFADPAVVRGDDGLWYAFGTSDPLREGERQAHRVPIARSADLVDWTFVGDAFAPDQRPPFAEPGAAFWAPDVRRVADRWVMYVTVTDTTVSGDTFDTAIGAATAPTPAGPWTFSDTPVVAPRPGGGGGYLWTIDPSQFTDTDGRSYLYFGSYYGGISVTELSPDGLHAVGAPSLVAVDNKFEGGYVLRHDGWYWLFASTANCCAGPATGYSVQVGRARDPRGPFVDRDGQRLDASRAGGTPVLTQNGNRWIGTGHNAVVTDLSGQDWIAYHAIDRADPYLDEPFGINERPMLLDRLDWVDGWPTVNAGAGPSDRARPAPVTTGRIDARFDTADLAGWRAGGGHWRVSGGVLSGTGTLTARAGIGGDVRAEADLRPAGAGTAGLRLGRVEVTVGGGRLTARESGGATASVPLPARLDRTGRYNLAVEVRDHQLVAELSPARLGDQLAVVALTLTRPAAGPLALRADGGPAEFDNVSAAALYRPVRHPVAPPRVGPVPSRYSDEFSDGLDPAWQWIRPNPAATVSGGALRWPVESTDLVGTGNTAGVLLRDAPAGDYVAETKVTLDLGEDVVRNYQQAGLVAYVDDDRFARLAQVAIWNTRQVEYGYELPFAGQPVYGGSIVGTPATTTWLRLAHHVDRATGEHEFRAGSSRDGTHWTWGAVWTFPADTTPRIGLVAHGGATPAVTAEFDYLRFHR